The sequence below is a genomic window from Rhinolophus sinicus isolate RSC01 chromosome X, ASM3656204v1, whole genome shotgun sequence.
aagacaaacaaatgagaaacaaaaactcctagacacagacaatagtttagtggttaccagagggtaatgggggtggagggtgggagatgagggtaagggggaacaaatatatggtgacggaagaagaactgactctgggtggtgaacacacaatgggatttgtagatgatgtaatacagagttgtacacttgaaatctatgtaattttactaacaattgtcaccccaataaatttaaaaaaaaagtactgattggaagttacagaatagtcatggtgatttaatgtacaacatagggaatatagtcaataatatagtaataactctatatagtgccaagtgggtactagagttatcaggggatcacttcttaaattatataagtgtctaacaaATATGCTGtccatctgaaactaatataaaataatgctaaatatcaactgtaattgaaaaataaaataaagctgccTGATGACTTCTAGAAACTAGAAATATGCAAGAATTGTCTAAATTTGATGTTactatttttaagttaataatgaatattctgatattaataaaataataggagGGAAATATCCCCTACAGCACCTGGTATTTGTATTTAGATGCAGTATAAATTAATCTTGGGATCATACAATGTGTTCAGCTAATAACAAAATTACAGCCTTACTAGTTTTCACCATTTTTTCAATTTgcaataactataataaaagtattttaaagcactattttgaaatgtttttcaatgtttactttattttcaaaatcctcCCATGTGTTTCTCTGCTTTTGAGAAGGCCAGTTTGCTGGTAGGTAGGCCACCTTTTGCCCATTGGGCTTTAACAAACTGTTAACCAAAGCAGTGAAATTAATTTGATTGCCTTGAGccagttaaaaatagaattagctATTGTCCTATAGCATTTTAGTTGTCCTCATGTATACAGACATGCTTTTAtacttttcaatttaaaaactgaaataatttcttaCCACCATAGTCTAGAAACATTCATGCatacttcattttttccttagCGTCCTACAGCTAAAGAACTTCTGAAACACAAATTCATTGTAAAAAATTCAAAGAAGACTTCTTATCTGACTGAACTGATAGATCGATTTAAGAGATGGAAGGCAGAAGGACACAGTGATGATGAATCTGATTCTGAGGGCTCTGATTCGTAtgtacaaattatttaatttttatttagataGCCTGTTGTAATATTGTATATCCTTAAACTATGATTCAGTATGCTTTCTCTAGcataaaatataatctatattCTAAAGTTTCACTTTAGAAACTATGAAgatcttttaaaatcacaatcTGTGGAGTACAATgaatttgaaaacatgtttttcttagAAGTGAATTGCTGTAGTTTTAAATGGTCTCAGTCTATCCCCTAGTGGATAAATGagtatattacaaaattttagaACAAGATTTGATTAAAGGTGTCCTATTAGTTTGCTCAAAATGATAAGGGGCTATATTTTCTCATACTTTGTTGGCAACCTGCAAAATCCCTCTGGAGAACTGAACGGCAGGCCTTTCCTACCTCTTGGCCATGGACCAAACCATGATCAGACTGGTACATTTAAATACAGTAAGTCTTCACTTAATGTTGTCAATAGGTTTTTGGAAACTAATGTTAAGGAAAATGTCTTACAACAAAACCAATTTTTCCATACGTTAATCAatagaaacaagagttaagttcctaagacatatttctggtcacaaaaacatcactaaacttctaaataaagcattgaaataaatgtgagctgtacatacatttaagaaagatgaatacaaaCAATTCAGATAATGATTTTCCAATCGGATTACTCCAGTTCAGGGTCTGGGGTGACCAGAGCTTCTCCCAGCAGCATAGGGTACAAGGCAGGACCCTCCCTGGAAAAGACACCCTTCCCTTGCAGGGAAcatcacacacacccacactcactcagactgggacaattcAGACACACCAAGTCAGctcacatgcacatctttgggatgtgggaggacaCTAGAGGACCCAGGGAAAACCCACACAGGCATGCAGAGAACGTGCAAATTACACACAGATAGTTGCCCTGGCCAAgaatcaattttttgttttcctcatcaacattataatgaaatgacattatttgaggacctgctgtgtttatttatatatgatttGTACCCCCTAAAAAGTTGCACTGCTTTTTAACTGCAGCATTTGTATTAACATTTTAGCTTCTAAGTCTATCACTTCATttataccgtttccccgaaaataagacctacccatacaatcagctctaatgcgtcttttggagcaaaaattaatataagaccctgtcttatattatataagaccccatcttatagtaaaataagacctggttgtctggctaggtcttatattcggggaaatgTACTAGAGAAGTCTGTAGGCTATACCAGAATTTACTCCTCCACTGGTTGAAATACTCTCAGAGTCATGCATTTATGAGAAATTGCCCAACTTTTGAATGGCATAAAAAATACCAGGATAGTTTTTGTACCCTGTTCTAATGGTTGTTGGCCTTAGCTGCCCATGAGAGTTGCCCATGAAAccgtaaaaacaaaaaatcacagcCCACACTACAGGTGAAGCTGATCCAGTCAGTGGGGGAGGGTTAAGTACAGGGTTTTATATATGGTAAGAGGTCTCCACATGTGATCGTGATGCATACTTAACAGTTTAGAACCACTGCTACTCTTCAGTAAAATGTAGTATCTACCTGAAACTGAGATCAAATACttttttatactcatttttttgtgtgtgcattggGACAGCTTTCTCTTCAGGGTTTGACGGCATTGATTGGTATTCTCACCAAGCTTAATAATTTAGGAACTTACAGAAATATCTTTGGCAATCTTTTTAGGGAATCCACTAGCAGGGAAAATAATACTCATCCTGAATGGAGCTTTACCACCGTGCGAAAGAAGCCTGATCCAAAGAAACTGCAAAATGGGGCTGTATGTACATAAAGATGATCACTTCCTCTTGACAGATTTCTTCAAACTTAGTGAGATTTTGATGGGCAAAATTGTTGGAATGTAATAACCCTAAATTCCTGTCTACCTCACTGTGTCTATAGTATGCTTCATTTGCCATTAGTTTTGAGCTAATTTAGAAAAGGGTCACAGAAGTCATTTGTGTAGccattggtattatttttaaatgcattttaccTAGAGATACATAAATCTAGTGGAATCATGGATATTTATCCTAATCCTGAAGTTAGAAACCTTCTGGATGATGGATAGAAATTAGTGATGAGAAGAAAGCATGGAGACTTGCTTATATTGGACCTTTTGGGGGAGGATTCAAATTAATGCATATTTACTATAgaataagtaagaaaaatatgaatgattattttaatttcatgtatataatcaaaataatttgttcaaaggAGCAAGAACTTGTGCAAACCCTGAGCTGTTTGTCTATGATAATCACACCTGCATTTGCTGAAGTAAGTACAGATTCAACAGCACTGGACATGTATTTTAAGAAGaatagtaattttaaatgttttagctATTGATCTTTCTCAGCTTAAACAGCAGGATGAGAATAATGCTAGCAGGAATCAGGCAATTGAAGAACTTGAGAAAAGTATTGCTGTGGCTGAAGCCGCCTGTCCTGGCATCACAGATAAAATGGTgaagaaattaattgaaaaatttcaaaagtaagcttgaaatgtcatttttaaacattattttgagggggatggcatgttagctcagttggttagagcattgtgctaataacaccaaggttgccggttcaatccccacatgggccactgtgagctgtgccctccttaaaaaaaaattattttgacattttcgGTTGGATATTAATTTATGACCCAATATAATTACTTTGATTCagtcatttcagttattcttaaCAAAGTCATTTCTCAATAGTTGTGTGCTTGAAAACTGTTTTGTCAGTTGCCCATAATAAACATCATTAGCTTTTGGAATTACTATATTCAGgcattacaaaataattttccattgaatGAAATGgcctgctattttttttctttaccctgtATAGACAAAAGGTCATGGAGCATATTGTTATTTGGGCCCTTGTAAACACCATTTAGGAATGCTTTCATTTTTGCTACTACTCTCATGACACCACTATTTACATAGTTTCCAGTGCTAAAGTTCGTAAGTTTAACCcccataaaaacaaatttaaagataGGATGTTGTGTAGAGGATCTCAGTGAAGACTATAAAAGGTCCTTATGTTTTAGTTTCTATACTCTCTTTAATTGTTGGTTTAATTTTGTTCACATTCAATAAAattcttacatttaattttaaaaatatcttttttaaacaaGACTTTGTTATGCttacacaaacatacataaaactcCTTAACTCAAGCAAGTTATAAAGCAATACTAATTTAGCCTTAATTCCATTACTCATATATTGCTTCTTGGTGCATCcttacatttctttgtatttgtgaTGCCACTGGCATCAAGTGGAAACAAACTATATAGCCTATAAAAGCACACACTCTCATAGATCTTTCTATCTGATAAAGCCTACTTGTACTCATAAACTAAAGCCCCTCTTAAAATCCCTTAGATTTTAATGGAAAACTCCCCTCTCTTCCAATTTGCAAACAAATCAATTGGAAAGagatttttaaacctttttgtatttttactgcCTACATGATTGGATTCAATAGAAAGGATTTAGTTTGCTGAATCAGTTCTTTCATTGCAGAGTTCATACAGCTAAGAAATATAAACATGCATAGTTATATATCAATtaaagtttttcttaaatttataggTGTTCAGCAGATGAATCCCCCTAAGAAACTTCTTCTTATTGGCTTCTATTTCATATGGACCCAGAGAAACCCACCAAAGTTACTTCAGGCTTAACAATGCTTAACTCATGAGCTCCATGTGCCTTTTGAATCTTTGCAACATTGAAGATTTGGAAGAATCTATTCAACTATTTTGTGATGgtgtttatcattttatattttaaagagattattttgtAAGGGATAACTTTTAATACTATACTTTCATCTGTATTCTAGTAAAGGTTAAGATACAGTTTTGCTTTTAGGTATCATTATTAGTTAAGTTACTAGGATGAATACTTTCCATGTTTTGATCTTTAGTTAAATGTACACTGATGAAACATACAGGTCTTTCAAAGTCATCCTAAATATTCAACTTTTATAAATCATCAAGCCTCATAAAgcattttttaacaaaagtatATTCTAAAAATGACTATTGGTGGAGAGGTGGAAACAAGTCATGCCTTCTTAAAATAGAAGTTTTTAATAAGCTCTTGGAAATGAAACCTGGAAAAGTATTGATCCTTCTACCAACTTGGTATGATATTCCAGGCAGCTCGATGACGACCACATTTGAGAGCCCTGTGTTTGATGTATTTATAGGCAGTATGCAGCAACAGAGGTACCTCTTGGTGTACagtatttactttctcttttagaAGAGGCAATTAACCCTTATTTAATATGGTTGAGAATTGAAAACAATACCAATTagccaaggattttttttttttttttgtaatactgtaGGAATTAGACaggcttcatttttaaaatcttcaactCAAATAGCATATAACATGCTTGGATTTGGGGAGCTTAAAAAAAGCTAATCATGTGATTAAATACCTGATCAACGGGTATGAATATAACTTACACCAGGATATTTTTGTCATGGTAGTAAAATGTCATATAAactatttatacatttttgttcttcctAATTATCTGgtacataattatcattttttcatttttgaaagggtatttaaataagcattttctaGTTCAAATGAAAATAACCACAGTACAGGATGATTTCTGTCCATACAAAGGTAAGTTAGACTGTACTGttaattttcagttatatttatGGTACTGTTATGTGGGtaatacctttttcttttaagcCCAGTAGCATTATTGATACTAGTTTTGATAGTCAGTGCTTTATTGTTTGGAACTGCACAATTTGGTTTTTGcacaaaagtcatttttttaaaatctgaataattGCCAAATATTAGAAGGAAGATAGTCTTCAAGTAAAGAATGCAATTTTTAGCCAAAGTGGCCATTACCTCCTCGTTGTTTGTAATAATATAGACAATTGAATAAGTTATTGTCCTGTCATATGCCAAGAAAATTCTTTTCATTGGTGCCTATACTGTAACAATTACTTTTAACGCATTGTATTTTGAAGTAATGGTTCAGTTAAAAATTTCACCTATGTAACTGAAACTAATTACAGTTTATAATCTGTAGAGGTCAGGAAATAATTTTGCAACTCATATTatgaattaaatgaatatttttgtaaaagcaaCACATTTATAAATTGATTATTTGAAACTTGACAACACAACTGCATCATACATAGAAATTGTAGTGCTTATTCATTATAGTTATTAGTTCTGTAAATTGTTCCTAGGTGAAGCATACACCAGCGTTTGGAGGGtacaaaaggttaaaaataaatatttaaattctatggTCCTCAATGTTTGTGTTCTTGAGGAATGTATGGTGtggtattttaattgtttcaaattatttctccTTTGCCCTTTAATTTATTGTTGGAAGTTTAACATCAATGTTTCCATTGGAAACTAAAAgatattcttcatattttattaagcATAGATTATAGCTACAGTAAACATGTGTCCTGATTTCTGCCTCCTGTCCTGACAAAATTATTGAGTCTTCGTTCACTCAAAAATGTCCTAGATTTGACAATCAATTATATATTCACCCTGATTATAGTTTTATTAGGAAATGTTATAAAGATTTGAATCCTGTAGTTCTCTGGGGAAAACAGATTTTACAAAGACTTCCAGAAATTGAGATGAGAAACAGCATATAAGCCTAAATGAATTTGAGTTTCTCCTAGAAAAAAAGGTCAAAGATGAACTTAATACAGCTTTGAGGATCTATAGGATTAATATATAGATGATTGGGCTTCAATATATTCTTATTATTAAATAGCTATTCTAGACTTGTAAGTTACTGGATATGATTCCAGGAGCAGGAAAGGAAGTGCTAGAATGTGggaaagggacagagggaggtATATTAAAAGGGATTTTTCCAATGTAAAGACTAGGAGAGTAAGGAAATTATTCCATCCATCTTTTCTCCATtaagtcatacacacacacacacacacacacggcttgCTTATACATTGtgccatttctttgaaattagtACCTAACTTTATATTGTAAATATGTTATACTTAAcgttaaaatcaataaaaagacatTCTTAAATAGAATGCTATACCTTCCAGGGGAAATAATAGAGAAATTCTGAATGGATCAAGAATAGAATTTGGTTCATTAACTCATTCTGTTTTTAgtactatctttttcttttcagttactcCAATTCTACCATTTctcacctgcctccctccttttctttgttctctaacTGTCCCTTCCCTTAGTAACAGGCTAGAACCAATTATTTCTGAAACTgattaaaacaaaaggaagatcATGCttacaacttattttttaaataaatggatttcCATCACCCTTTATTAAAATACTATTCATCTCATTTCCTTGCCTACATGCATGCAagatatagcaaaaaaaaatacttgcagGTAAGATAAACAAACCAACATGTTAGCTTTTGACTTTCACTACATATAATAGATAGTTAAGAATAGAGAAGAACTCAATTATAGTATCCTCAGCAGGGATATATCTGACTTTAGAAATTGATTAATTCATGAATTTCTATGGTTTACATTTCTGCCAAATCCtagataaattataaatttgtgtTCTGTTAAGAGAATTATGCCACCATCTTGTTCCTGACTTTTAAGAGGGCTGTGTTCCCCCTAACATACGTTATAAAAATTGAAGTCCTTAACATATAATAGGACTGTGTTTACTGGGCTCTTCACAGATAATGAGAACTGAAACCTTTAGTCATAGTATTGTTTAAGAACAAAAGGACCAACACAGTCATGATCTACTAAATTACTAAATGACATCAGAAGCCAATTCTATATGCCCACCCATACTGTCACCATTCTTCAGTGTTAAGGAACCCAACCTTCATTTATATTATCTCTATGGGGAAATGTATAATCAACATGAGAAACACCCACCTCACCCTGCCACAGTGCTGGTGAGGAGAGGGCATGTTCCAGAGTCCCTTCAGAGGGAATACAGGAGCGGAGCCTGAGGAACAGGGCAACAGTTGGATCTTTAATAAGCTAGGTGCTTCAACTTTGAAGATTCCCTTAACCAATGAATAGGAACTAAGAAAATGGTTTATGCAGAAGGTTCCTTCTTTTTACCTAGGTTGGTAGCAGACCCGGCCCAGAAATGTTCACTCTTAAGCTAAAAAGTAATTACATGGTTTTAGCAAAGTCCTATCTTCAGCAGTTGGTATattgaaagaaacattttcatcTTGTTCATCTAGCTGTAGACTCCCAGAAGACAAGTGGATTCTGGCCATGGGTGATCTCATTCCTTTGCCATACAAAGAGTAATAGTCTGGTTTAAGAATCTCTGATTCAGAATCACTGGATTCACTAGCTACATGCTTTTCTGCTGCTCCCTGATCCATTAAGaactgctggaaactactgctcTGCAAACATATATGTAAATAGGTCAGCTTTACGACTCAGAGCAGGACAAGGCCCTAAAGGTCTAAATTCTGACCCGAAAGGAAAACGGATAGTTTTCATGTCTGATTGGCTCTGAGACCGTTTAGGGGTTTGCTCTTGAAGGTTATGTGCCAATGTATCTCCTAAATTAGGGTCTTTTTCTAGATCTTCATTGATGTTGCTCCTATCACTAGTCCTGGCCATAGCTTCTTGGAGTTCTTGAAAGTCTTGCTGAAAGCTGTTCATTCTGATATTCCTAGGGGTTCTTTTGGCTGGCTTCACAGCAGTGGGCTCTAGAGAGTTGTCTggcctttccctttcctctgccaTGATTGGAGACAGTCTGGGCACCTGGGGTGGTTTGTCCACATAAAAAAAGACTTGGGGAGGCATATCAACCTGCTGACCAGTACAAGGAATATAGGGCACATCTGTGTATGCCAGCCACCTTGCTGGACTCACTTTGCTTGTAAGGCCAGAAGATGTGCTCATGTAATTGTCAGCAAACTTACAGCTTGTTTGGAAGAAGCTTAGAGGACTCCTTGCCTCAATGTAGTCTCTGGTATCAGTGTCAGGATCAGGGTCAGTGTTAAAGACAGGGTCAgtataaataaaagggaaagaggaacTGCTTTGGGACTGATGTAAAGATGTGGGATCTGCCTCTGGTTTGGAATGCTCCAGCTCAGCTGCAAACATCATCTCCACTGCCGAGTTTCTCCTCCTACTGTCTAGCACAGGTTCAGATGTGTGAACTCCATTCACATTTCGGTAGTACCCAGTGTCATGTGCTAGTCTCAATTCCACCTTGAGAAAAAGGACATGTtggtgaaagaaggaaaaaaaccattTGGTTGAGGTGGGGTCAGGGATCTAAATTAGTCTTGAGTTTTGCGAAGGTGGTTTTTCACAAAGTTATTTCAATCCATGTACCATTCTATGCTTAATAAATGTATACAGAAAGGGTAATAACTTGCACCACATCCCAATCGATGTCTAAAAAATGCACATGATACTATCCTTTCTCAATACCATCCCACTCCCAGCCTCTGAGTTCTCTATACTTCACCCAGCAATGTACTTCAAGCAGTATGGTTTACTAGCTATATCAGTGAGCCAGGAGTTCTGACTTCTGGTCCTGGCTTTGCCtttgacttgctgtgtgacctaagACAAGTCTCCTAACTTCCCCGCTCCAGCCTCCTCcctattttctgtaaaatggtaaGGAGGAGGGCTATAAATGGCATGAGAGGAACATATGAAGACATGAGTTTATGAACcctataattaattttttttttggtgagagcAAAAAATAACTAACATGGTTCATACTATAAAACTCAAATGAAGCCATCATTTTACAAATCCAGGAGAATAGCACTTTGTTCTTAAATTAAGTTACAAAATTATACAGCAAAAGTACTTTAAAACCTTAACCCAACATCTTATAACTTCTGAGCCATAAGATTTTTATAGGTAAaaaaacagcttttatttttagaaatacaaagcCATAGAAATTCATTTGGCTATGcattttgcaagatgttaccattacAGGTTGCAAGTTAAAGATGTGCCAGATCCTTCCAGTCTGTAAGGTACATACCAGTGGTAGTATACTAAAAGGTCTTCTGATGGCTGGAAAGATTGAGCTGATAGACCTCCGCAGGAGGCTAACCTACTTGAACCTAGTAACCTTTTCACACACTGGGTGATTCTGGCAGAATCAATTCTTGTAAGCATTTGAAATGACACATTACTCTCATctaaagaaaaaggcattttcaGAAACCTTACTTGTTTTGACACATCAGAGAGGAGGTCTGGTGAGGACCTGCACTGTCGTTCACGGTACTGAGATGGATAATGTTTCCTGAAATTCCCAAATggagaagaaattgaaatggtCTTTATGTGAATGCAGGATACATATAAATCTCTAAATTCAACTTAAAATCAacatgagagagagaaacaaaaccatTTACCTTTCAAATGGCAAGCTCTTCAACCTCCCTTTTTCCCCATAATCCAAAAGTTGCCTTTGGGTTCTTCCACTATTATAAGCACAAGATAAACATTAATGCTAGTCATAAGCCAGTAGTCTACTAAAACCCAAAAGCCTCATTTATTGTTAAAATCAAGAGTCTGCAATGACTGACATATGTCATGAATCTTTGACCATCACATTAATGATAATACCCACTTACCTAATCATCAGGCATGGAGCAACCTTAACTACTTAGAAcccagacatttttatttttttttaaagccccttgaaagatttaaaattctGGCCTTGAAAATTAATATACTTTACAGGTATTTTCCCTACCTCCAAATTTACACATGATTTCTAATGAGGCTATTTATCTGGTTTCCCAACCCATGACAGAAGAAAAACAGGTAACTAAACAGTAGAAGAGGGTTGTTTCAGTAAGATACACACTAGCAAAAATAGGCAGCTGACTGCTCAGAGAAACACAAGAGccaaaagaaatcacaagaatAATAAAACCCCAAAAATCTGGGCCATTTATCACTGAGATGCAGGCTCTGACATGCCTCCCCCACCCTGAGGTCATCACTGCACTACAGCTGCCTATAAAGGATAATAAGTGATGTTTGTAATTAGTTAAGCCATTAAGGAAAAGGCAATATATGCCCTGTATCATCTGTTTAAGAAGGTAGGAACTTATAGAATACATTTTGGaaagattccatcaaaaatatgtatgtttcaaAAAAATCTCAGTTCTTACTGGGGCAGGCTTCCACTATTTAAAAAATCCCTCATGGGAAGCATTCagttagaatattttcatcttagaaaatagtttttgaaagcTTCTTCCAAACAATTCCTAGGCtggtttctttaaataaaaacaagatctTACTTAGACCTTGCTTCCATTCCTCCAAGGCATTACCTGTCATAAGGAGCGTCTACTGCAATATTGCTCAATCTTTTTATGTCCCTTGGCCCCTCTAGTGCTTTCTCATACTATCTTTCACCTAATCACCACCAAAAGGATGTTGTTGAGCTTTCTTTTCCATGGCTTGCATGTAAGTTGCATATAAGGAAAACAATAAGTTTATTGAATATGTGTTTTCAAACTACATGTTTCCTCATCCTTGCAGAGATTCTGATCAAACCCCTTAAGTAGGGTgttcccctccccttttctcccatttagaaaataatgacttAATGTGTCACACAGAATAAGCAGTAAAGGGTATCATGCTTTAATTGATTGAGATAGATTCTTTATTGCTTCTAGAATTCAAGCTCCTCCTACTGCCTTCCATGGTATTGAAAATAAGTTGTGTGTATGGTTTGCCTATGTGCAATATTTAATTACCTATAGCGGAAACTAGAACGCTTG
It includes:
- the FRMD7 gene encoding LOW QUALITY PROTEIN: FERM domain-containing protein 7 (The sequence of the model RefSeq protein was modified relative to this genomic sequence to represent the inferred CDS: deleted 1 base in 1 codon; substituted 1 base at 1 genomic stop codon), giving the protein MPTSWEDGGLLPKATSPFLYWSEGFIGRYLFTLQIKKDLALGRLPCSDNCTALMVSHILQSELGDFHEETDRKHMAQTQYLLNQDRLESKIMHFHQKHIGRNPAESDILLLDIVRKLDMYGIRPHPASDGEGMQIHLAVAHMGVLVLRGNTKINTFNWAKIRKLSFKRKHFLIKLHANILVLCKDTLEFTMASRDACKAFWKTCVEYHAFFRLSEEPKSKPKTLLCSKRSSFRYSGRTQRQLLDYGEKGRLKSLPFERKHYPSQYRERQCRSSPDLLSDVSKQVELRLAHDTGYYRNVNGVHTSEPVLDSRRRNSAVEMMFAAELEHSKPEADPTSLHQSQSSSSFPFIYTDPVFNTDPDPDTDTRDYIEARSPLSFFQTSCKFADNYMSTSSGLTSKVSPARWLAYTDVPYIPCTGQQVDMPPQVFFYVDKPPQVPRLSPIMAEERERPDNSLEPTAVKPAKRTPRNIRMNSFQQDFQELQEAMARTSDRSNINEDLEKDPNLGDTLAHNLQEQTPKRSQSQSDMKTIRFPFGSEFRPLGPCPALSRKADLFTYMFAEQXFPAVLMDQGAAEKHVASESSDSESEILKPDYYSLYGKGMRSPMARIHLSSGSLQLDEQDENVSFNIPTAEDRTLLKPCNYFLA